In Salmo trutta chromosome 16, fSalTru1.1, whole genome shotgun sequence, a genomic segment contains:
- the LOC115150858 gene encoding class E basic helix-loop-helix protein 40 has translation MERITSAQPPPCMVKHQLLEMADMQGMDFPMYVFKPRRGLKRGEDSKESYKLPHRLIEKKRRDRINECIAQLKDLLPEHLKLATLGHLEKAVVLELTLKHVKALSTLLDQQQQKIIALQNGMQISDQSSVSSENSEEMFRLGFHVCAKEVLQYLANQESSKDQLTPSHMISHLQKVASEVLQSPPRPQPEESTHKPVESMEKPAGHPPKGNEGKAKNFVSVIQRTYPHGHGEQSGSDTDTDSGYGGEHEKRDPKGQRTSCYGKEGEVKYDVAERMAGGGIKQEGDEPQVKRLRADSSEDESSSGQVVSSHGSYMSFSQHQTPLCMPFYLIPQMAAAWPMLEKCWYQGGMPLLYPGMSGSAASLSPEKLPQNLVMSPRPGSPAHHQTPMDSPALFQALKQVPPMNFESKD, from the exons ATGGAGAGGATTACAAGTGCACAACCTCCACCTTGTATGGTAAAACACCAGTTGCTGGAGATGGCAGACATGCAAGG AATGGATTTCCCAATGTACGTGTTCAAACCCCGACGGGGGTTGAAGCGCGGGGAAGACAGTAAG GAGTCATACAAGTTACCCCACCGATTGATTGAGAAGAAAAGACGTGACAGAATCAATGAATGCATTGCCCAACTGAAGGATTTATTGCCAGAACATCTTAAACTTGCA ACATTGGGCCATTTGGAGAAAGCTGTGGTGTTGGAACTCACCCTGAAGCATGTGAAAGCCCTGAGCACTCTCCTGGATCAGCAGCAGCAGAAAATCATTGCATTGCAGAATGGCATGCAAATCA GTGATCAGAGCAGTGTTAGCTCAGAGAACAGTGAGGAGATGTTCCGCCTTGGTTTCCACGTCTGTGCTAAGGAGGTCCTTCAGTACCTGGCTAACCAGGAGAGCAGCAAAGACCAACTGACCCCCTCCCACATGATCAGCCATCTCCAGAAAGTAGCATCAGAGGTGCTCCAGAGTCCACCCAGGCCCCAGCCAGAAGAGTCTACCCACAAACCCGTCGAGAGCATGGAAAAGCCTGCTGGTCATCCGCCTAAGGGCAACGAGGGTAAAGCCAAGAACTTTGTGTCTGTCATTCAAAGGACATACCCCCACGGACATGGGGAGCAGAGTGGCAGTGACACAGACACTGACAGCGGCTATGGAGGGGAACACGAGAAACGGGACCCCAAAGGCCAACGCACAAGCTGCTACGGCAAGGAGGGGGAGGTCAAGTATGATGTGGCTGAGAGGATGGCAGGAGGTGGCATCAAGCAGGAGGGTGATGAGCCCCAGGTCAAGAGGTTAAGAGCTGACTCCTCAGAGGATGAATCTTCCTCTGGACAGGTGGTCAGCAGCCACGGAAGCTACATGAGCTTCTCCCAACACCAGACCCCACTCTGCATGCCCTTCTACCTCATCCCCCAAATGGCTGCAGCATGGCCCATGCTGGAGAAGTGCTGGTACCAAGGGGGCATGCCCCTTTTGTACCCAGGCATGAGTGGCTCTGCAGCCAGCTTGTCTCCAGAGAAACTACCCCAAAACCTGGTAATGTCGCCCAGGCCAGGTTCCCCGGCACACCACCAGACACCTATGGATTCACCAGCTCTCTTCCAAGCTTTAAAGCAAGTCCCCCCCATGAACTTTGAATCCAAAGACTGA